The following coding sequences lie in one beta proteobacterium CB genomic window:
- a CDS encoding PpiC-type peptidyl-prolyl cis-trans isomerase, giving the protein MMRRNRFIQALATMLLAGAVLLPQIVFAQDSSKASSDSKIRNIDGVAAVVNTGYVTRKEIDDRIAALQKQGTKLPDAATLRKTVLERLIVEKIQLQNAEQEGVTVSNKELDKIIGDIAAKNKLTVAELKVKIAATGSTYDRYRQMLRDDVIISRYREREVEGKIKISDAEVDNFIADRNRAVAGGGRPARSTPAAKGEPEEIDVAQIFIPADASAGAGAQAEAKKKADSLLREARGDVDFLQLGAMAAKDNPKIKFQELGYRTPDRLPQLFYEAVRNAGSGQVANAVVKSPAGYHVLKVLDRRALVAGAPEPQQAAPQESATTPQNIMVTQTLSRHILLRSRAGLTDQDAERRLAGYRDQVRAKTADFGELAKKYSEDGSAANGGNLGWMGPGDLVPEFDQAMNRLQIGEVSNPVKTEFGWHLIQVLERREAQLTLEKQRQFARAAIRERKFEQAYQDWLRELRDTATVKIINADDPAASPR; this is encoded by the coding sequence ATGATGCGTAGGAATCGATTTATTCAAGCTCTTGCAACGATGCTTTTGGCTGGAGCTGTTCTATTGCCTCAGATCGTGTTTGCACAAGATAGCTCAAAGGCTTCTTCTGATAGCAAAATTCGAAACATTGATGGAGTTGCAGCTGTTGTGAATACCGGCTATGTGACGCGCAAAGAGATTGACGATCGTATTGCAGCTCTGCAAAAGCAGGGAACAAAACTTCCTGACGCAGCCACCTTACGCAAGACAGTGCTTGAACGTCTCATTGTGGAAAAGATTCAGCTGCAAAATGCTGAGCAAGAAGGTGTGACGGTTAGCAATAAAGAGCTCGATAAGATTATTGGTGATATTGCGGCCAAGAATAAATTAACAGTTGCTGAGTTGAAGGTAAAAATTGCTGCTACAGGCAGCACTTATGATCGCTATCGCCAAATGTTGCGTGATGACGTGATTATTAGCCGCTATCGCGAGCGCGAGGTAGAGGGCAAGATTAAGATTTCCGATGCAGAGGTAGACAATTTTATTGCTGATCGTAATCGTGCGGTAGCTGGCGGTGGAAGGCCGGCACGTTCAACTCCAGCCGCAAAAGGTGAGCCGGAAGAAATTGATGTTGCACAGATTTTTATCCCTGCTGATGCAAGTGCTGGTGCTGGCGCACAAGCTGAGGCAAAGAAGAAGGCAGACTCTCTCTTGCGTGAAGCGCGTGGCGATGTTGATTTCTTGCAATTGGGTGCAATGGCTGCAAAAGATAATCCAAAGATCAAGTTTCAGGAATTGGGTTACCGCACCCCAGATCGCTTGCCGCAATTATTTTATGAGGCCGTGAGAAATGCTGGTAGCGGACAAGTTGCCAACGCAGTGGTTAAGAGCCCAGCTGGCTATCACGTTCTGAAGGTTTTAGATCGTCGTGCGCTAGTTGCTGGTGCTCCCGAGCCACAGCAAGCTGCTCCTCAAGAAAGTGCAACTACTCCGCAAAACATTATGGTGACGCAGACTTTATCTCGTCATATCTTGTTGCGTAGCCGAGCTGGTTTAACTGACCAAGATGCTGAAAGACGCCTCGCTGGTTATCGTGACCAGGTTCGTGCAAAGACTGCTGATTTTGGTGAGCTAGCTAAAAAGTATTCCGAAGATGGATCTGCAGCGAATGGTGGCAATCTAGGGTGGATGGGTCCTGGCGATTTAGTTCCCGAATTTGATCAAGCAATGAACCGCTTGCAAATTGGTGAGGTCAGCAATCCAGTGAAGACGGAGTTTGGCTGGCACTTGATTCAGGTACTTGAGCGTCGTGAGGCGCAGTTAACCTTAGAGAAGCAGCGTCAATTTGCCCGCGCAGCAATTCGTGAACGTAAGTTTGAGCAGGCCTATCAAGATTGGCTACGTGAACTACGCGACACCGCTACGGTGAAGATCATTAATGCAGATGATCCAGCAGCCAGCCCTCGTTAA
- a CDS encoding Organic solvent tolerance protein, which yields MSHYRRRAGLCAPLFLSVTLRVMMGVALSQFALSSMAQAPAPLPPSAQSLSSSANSVLIPDRGDVTVLKLDDQLRIGKPINDGQALTFTSSDSIDGIVDREMRLKGRAQIRRNGAVIKADEIKYDPDSDVANLSGNTEFSKGNALFKGPKARLRVDAREGEMESPNYELRDNRASGNAKKLTIETADVFVFDKATYTTCTPENLDWYFTASTLEIDNEQKEMVGTHGVMRFFDVPIAYVPYFTAPTSNQRRSGILAPVAGYNSNNGIDVTQPYYVNIAPNRDLLLLPRVMGQRGVQLGAKYQFLDKQYAGNLMGDYLPYDRKTGTDRWRYDWQQRQNFSGDLLGMGGIPIAGAWTGYANMARVSDNLYPTDFSQSIAGAVTNQFRQEVGTTKNLTGSLSNWTVAARAMTFQTLQPDPTVTVQSPYNILPNITATYNNRLTPAVADASGKYITLPSGPVTTFSTDYTRFAYNIGGNLQATAPGAFSQADRTVIKGAMALPQVTPGYYITPKVSFQSNTYNATPYNPVGAPAAQGFTIPTFSLDSGLAFERDAAELKGFFGRDMLLTMEPRAFYVYTPYESQAQTPLFDTADAGFGVTQIFSENTFIGNDRIADNNKLTGGLTSRMIEANTGAERANVTLAQRQAFSGQRVGLNGNIANPTTYSDTLGSASIRLLGNFSADMFGQYNTQLNKFVQTTVGGSWRPTPGRNLNFGYRNVWSPPTQASLQNNTPGTLAQTTTDQYNISGQWPLTREVSVLGRWGYDALTTKTLNTLVGLEWMRDCWTLRGAYSQMLNTSQITTTQVLFQIEFRGFGSAGSNPVDIMKLNVPGYMPTSKPIPPSIYENYQ from the coding sequence ATGAGTCATTATCGCCGTCGCGCCGGCCTTTGCGCCCCTCTTTTTTTATCTGTCACCCTGCGCGTAATGATGGGGGTTGCATTGTCGCAATTTGCCCTCTCAAGTATGGCTCAGGCGCCCGCACCTTTACCCCCTTCGGCTCAATCATTGAGTAGTTCCGCTAACTCCGTTTTAATCCCCGATCGTGGCGATGTCACCGTCTTAAAGTTGGATGATCAATTGCGGATCGGCAAACCGATTAACGATGGACAAGCTTTAACTTTTACCTCTAGTGATTCGATCGATGGAATTGTTGATCGCGAAATGCGCTTAAAAGGGCGCGCACAAATTCGTCGTAATGGTGCAGTGATTAAAGCGGACGAAATTAAATATGATCCAGATTCTGACGTTGCAAACTTATCTGGCAATACTGAATTTTCAAAAGGTAATGCATTATTCAAAGGACCCAAAGCACGTCTTAGAGTAGATGCACGTGAAGGGGAGATGGAATCCCCGAATTACGAACTCCGTGATAACCGAGCTAGTGGTAATGCAAAAAAATTAACGATTGAAACTGCTGATGTGTTCGTGTTTGATAAAGCCACCTACACAACTTGTACTCCAGAAAATTTAGATTGGTATTTCACGGCCAGTACGCTAGAGATTGATAACGAGCAAAAGGAAATGGTTGGTACCCACGGCGTCATGCGATTCTTTGATGTGCCTATTGCTTACGTGCCTTACTTCACTGCGCCAACATCAAATCAACGCCGCTCTGGAATATTGGCTCCTGTAGCAGGCTATAACTCGAATAATGGTATTGATGTGACGCAGCCTTACTACGTCAACATTGCGCCAAATCGTGACTTGTTATTACTACCTCGAGTAATGGGGCAACGTGGGGTGCAGTTGGGTGCCAAGTACCAGTTTTTAGATAAACAGTACGCTGGTAACTTAATGGGCGACTACCTTCCCTACGACCGCAAGACTGGAACTGATCGTTGGCGCTATGACTGGCAGCAGCGGCAAAACTTTAGCGGTGATTTATTAGGCATGGGCGGTATCCCTATTGCTGGCGCCTGGACTGGTTATGCCAATATGGCTCGAGTTTCGGATAACTTATATCCAACCGACTTTTCACAAAGCATAGCTGGTGCAGTTACCAATCAGTTTCGTCAGGAAGTTGGTACTACCAAGAACCTGACCGGAAGTCTAAGTAACTGGACCGTTGCTGCAAGAGCGATGACTTTCCAGACCCTGCAGCCTGATCCAACTGTGACCGTGCAGTCCCCATACAATATTTTGCCGAACATTACTGCGACCTATAACAATCGCTTAACTCCAGCGGTGGCAGATGCCAGTGGTAAATACATTACCCTGCCATCAGGCCCTGTAACCACGTTTTCAACTGACTACACCCGCTTTGCTTACAACATTGGTGGAAATCTACAGGCAACTGCCCCAGGCGCATTTAGTCAAGCAGATCGAACGGTTATTAAAGGTGCAATGGCGCTACCTCAGGTCACGCCTGGCTATTACATCACTCCTAAGGTGAGCTTTCAGTCGAACACCTATAACGCCACCCCATACAATCCTGTAGGGGCACCAGCTGCACAAGGTTTTACGATACCTACATTTAGTCTTGATTCGGGTTTGGCATTTGAAAGAGATGCCGCTGAATTAAAAGGCTTCTTTGGGCGCGACATGTTGCTCACAATGGAGCCAAGAGCGTTTTATGTTTATACCCCCTACGAAAGTCAAGCCCAAACTCCATTGTTTGATACGGCAGACGCTGGTTTTGGCGTGACGCAAATTTTTAGTGAAAATACCTTTATTGGTAATGACCGTATTGCAGATAACAATAAGCTCACTGGTGGTTTAACGAGTCGCATGATTGAGGCGAATACCGGTGCAGAACGGGCTAACGTAACCCTTGCACAACGCCAGGCCTTTTCGGGGCAAAGGGTTGGCCTCAATGGAAACATTGCTAACCCCACAACCTATTCAGATACCTTAGGTTCAGCTTCGATCCGCTTACTTGGTAACTTTAGTGCGGATATGTTTGGACAGTACAACACCCAATTAAATAAATTTGTTCAAACTACAGTTGGTGGAAGTTGGCGTCCCACCCCCGGTAGGAATTTGAACTTTGGTTACAGAAACGTGTGGTCACCACCCACCCAAGCATCACTGCAGAACAATACGCCAGGAACCCTGGCTCAGACCACGACCGATCAATACAATATTTCAGGGCAATGGCCTCTCACGCGCGAGGTATCGGTGTTGGGTCGATGGGGTTATGACGCGTTAACAACTAAAACACTCAATACTTTGGTGGGTTTGGAGTGGATGCGTGACTGCTGGACCTTACGTGGAGCCTATTCACAGATGCTCAATACCTCACAAATAACCACCACCCAGGTTTTATTCCAAATAGAATTTAGGGGTTTTGGTAGCGCTGGCAGCAATCCAGTTGATATCATGAAGCTTAATGTTCCTGGATATATGCCTACTTCCAAGCCTATACCACCTTCAATTTATGAGAACTATCAATGA
- a CDS encoding Aminoglycoside phosphotransferase, producing the protein MTDSRLDSLRSWLKGLEPSWQLDLPTLAPASADASFRRYFRIGSKNPDFPTLIVMDAPPQHEPLDTFIQVDLLLENAGLNVPKILEKDLAEGFLLLNDLGTKTYLAELNSESADHLYQAATHALVQMQLASKADVLPNYDAALLQRELDLFPEWYLHQHLQIKLSEVQISQIKQAFELIIQNNLAQAKAYVHRDYHSRNLMVTKKNNPGVIDFQDAVYGPITYDAASLWRDAYIAWPEERVIDWVIKFWEAGRKAGLPMPNDFGQFYRDFEWMGLQRHLKVLGIFARLFHRDGKDGYLKDIPLVLEYAIATANRYIELKPLARILESTRPTQN; encoded by the coding sequence ATGACTGACTCTCGCTTAGACTCCCTCCGCAGCTGGCTAAAAGGCCTTGAACCTAGCTGGCAATTAGATCTACCCACTTTGGCCCCTGCCTCGGCTGATGCCAGCTTTCGGCGGTATTTCCGGATTGGGTCCAAAAACCCGGATTTTCCGACTTTAATCGTGATGGATGCCCCACCCCAACATGAGCCTTTGGATACCTTTATTCAAGTCGACTTATTGCTGGAGAACGCCGGCTTAAATGTCCCAAAAATTCTAGAAAAAGATTTGGCTGAGGGCTTTCTTTTGCTAAACGATTTGGGTACTAAAACCTATCTTGCAGAACTCAATTCCGAGAGTGCCGATCATCTCTATCAAGCTGCAACCCATGCTTTAGTGCAAATGCAATTAGCAAGCAAAGCGGATGTATTGCCAAACTACGATGCAGCACTCTTGCAACGTGAGTTAGATTTATTTCCAGAGTGGTATCTGCATCAACATTTGCAAATCAAATTAAGTGAAGTTCAAATTTCTCAAATCAAGCAAGCGTTTGAACTCATTATTCAAAATAATCTTGCGCAAGCAAAAGCCTATGTGCATCGCGATTACCACTCACGCAATCTGATGGTGACTAAAAAAAATAATCCTGGCGTAATCGATTTTCAAGATGCAGTTTATGGCCCTATTACTTACGACGCAGCTTCACTCTGGCGCGATGCTTACATTGCATGGCCTGAAGAGCGTGTGATTGACTGGGTGATTAAATTTTGGGAGGCTGGCCGCAAAGCAGGATTGCCAATGCCAAATGATTTTGGTCAGTTCTATCGTGACTTTGAGTGGATGGGCCTGCAGCGGCATCTTAAAGTCCTGGGTATTTTTGCAAGGCTATTTCATCGAGATGGTAAAGATGGTTATCTCAAAGATATTCCATTGGTGCTCGAGTATGCAATTGCTACTGCAAATCGTTATATTGAATTAAAGCCCTTGGCACGTATTTTGGAATCGACGCGACCCACTCAGAATTAA
- a CDS encoding Nucleotidyl transferase: MNKRNLIPCFLLAAGRGERMRPLTDELPKPLLTIKNKSLLAWHLEALSAAGIKDVVINHAWLGNKIEEALGNGSQFNLNIAYSPEASALETAGGIRKALPLLNPSDYFLVMNGDVFSPNLPIEELLDQISVLRSMPTKPLAHLLMVPNPAQHPEGDFYLKGSQVTTEALGGAEKLTFSGIGVYHRDLFKDLDPDSPAKLAPLLREAMAKNSVSGEKYTGPWHDVGTPQRLLELNAANE, encoded by the coding sequence ATGAATAAGCGCAATCTCATTCCATGCTTTTTACTGGCCGCGGGTCGAGGCGAGCGCATGCGTCCGTTGACAGATGAACTGCCTAAGCCTCTCCTCACCATCAAAAACAAATCCTTACTTGCCTGGCATTTAGAGGCACTCAGTGCGGCAGGTATTAAAGATGTGGTGATTAATCATGCTTGGCTTGGCAACAAGATTGAGGAAGCCCTAGGAAATGGCAGCCAATTTAATTTGAATATTGCCTACTCCCCAGAAGCCAGCGCCCTAGAAACTGCGGGCGGTATTCGCAAGGCGCTCCCTTTACTGAACCCCAGCGATTATTTCTTGGTGATGAATGGGGACGTTTTTAGCCCAAATCTACCAATTGAGGAGCTTTTGGATCAAATTTCCGTCTTACGCAGCATGCCAACCAAACCTTTGGCGCATCTTTTGATGGTTCCAAACCCAGCTCAACATCCAGAGGGCGACTTTTACCTCAAGGGATCGCAGGTGACTACTGAGGCTCTAGGTGGCGCTGAAAAGCTCACCTTCTCCGGTATTGGGGTTTATCACCGAGATCTCTTTAAGGATTTAGACCCAGATTCACCCGCTAAGCTAGCCCCCCTCCTCAGAGAGGCAATGGCTAAAAATAGCGTGTCCGGTGAAAAATATACTGGACCGTGGCACGATGTAGGTACGCCACAACGATTACTAGAACTCAATGCAGCGAATGAATAA
- a CDS encoding Peptidase M24: MNKPTIYQQRRIELAKLICAKTGGGIAIITTAPETARNRDSEFPYRHDSDFFYLTGFEEPGASLVLKIAGSTSQPQLESHLFCRPKDAEREIWDGIRLGPEAAPAALGVEYAHSNHELDSKLSDLLADQDAIYIRLSESAETDRRLRHWMKQVRAQARAGINPPSEFHDVESLIHEMRLFKDAHEIDIMRRAAQISARAHIRAMQACKPGMREYHLEAELLHEFRYSGAQSVAYNSIVASGPNSCILHYRAGNTELRNGELCLIDAGCELDGYASDITRTFPVNGKFSGPQRALYDITLASQGAAIAATKPGNTFMQPHEVALKVLTQGLLDEKLLKLSELGSLDNAIEAGAYRRFYMHRTSHWLGMDVHDVGSYREPLGAGIGASEKPWRLLQSGMVLTIEPGLYVRPADDVDERFWNIGIRIEDDAVVNDSGCELISRGVPVKADEIEALMKNN, translated from the coding sequence ATGAATAAGCCCACTATTTACCAACAACGTCGAATTGAACTCGCAAAACTGATCTGCGCCAAAACTGGTGGTGGCATTGCCATCATTACTACAGCGCCTGAGACTGCGCGCAATCGAGATAGTGAGTTTCCTTATCGTCACGACAGTGATTTTTTCTACCTCACTGGTTTTGAAGAGCCAGGAGCATCGCTCGTACTAAAGATTGCTGGATCAACATCACAACCTCAGCTGGAGTCACATCTTTTTTGTCGGCCTAAAGATGCAGAGCGTGAGATTTGGGATGGTATTCGTTTAGGGCCAGAGGCGGCTCCTGCAGCCTTGGGGGTGGAATATGCCCACAGTAATCATGAGCTCGATAGCAAGCTCAGTGATTTGTTGGCAGATCAAGATGCTATCTATATTCGGCTCTCAGAGAGTGCGGAGACAGATCGCCGCTTACGACACTGGATGAAGCAAGTACGAGCGCAAGCACGTGCGGGCATCAACCCCCCCTCAGAATTTCATGATGTGGAGAGCCTCATTCATGAAATGCGCCTCTTTAAAGATGCACATGAAATCGACATCATGCGTCGTGCTGCCCAAATTTCTGCTCGCGCGCACATTCGTGCAATGCAAGCCTGTAAACCCGGCATGCGTGAATACCATCTTGAAGCGGAACTACTTCATGAGTTCCGCTACAGCGGTGCACAAAGCGTTGCATACAACAGCATTGTTGCTAGCGGTCCCAACTCCTGTATTTTGCATTACCGCGCTGGCAATACTGAACTACGCAATGGTGAACTCTGCTTAATAGATGCGGGTTGTGAGCTTGATGGCTACGCCTCCGATATCACCCGCACTTTTCCAGTTAATGGAAAGTTTTCAGGGCCACAGCGAGCTCTTTATGACATCACACTCGCCTCTCAAGGAGCTGCGATTGCAGCAACCAAGCCGGGTAACACCTTTATGCAGCCGCACGAGGTCGCACTCAAAGTGCTCACCCAAGGATTACTTGATGAGAAGCTGCTCAAGCTATCTGAGTTGGGTTCCTTAGATAACGCAATCGAAGCTGGTGCTTATCGTCGTTTCTATATGCACCGCACCTCACATTGGTTGGGCATGGATGTACACGATGTGGGCTCATACCGCGAGCCACTTGGCGCAGGAATAGGTGCTTCAGAGAAACCATGGCGCCTACTCCAGTCTGGCATGGTTCTCACTATTGAACCAGGCTTATACGTTCGTCCAGCAGATGATGTAGATGAACGCTTTTGGAATATCGGCATTCGTATTGAAGATGATGCCGTTGTCAACGACTCTGGATGTGAATTGATTTCTCGCGGCGTACCAGTCAAAGCCGATGAAATCGAAGCACTCATGAAAAATAACTAA
- a CDS encoding UbiH/UbiF/VisC/COQ6 family ubiquinone biosynthesis hydroxylase, with the protein MSAKNFDIAIQGGGPVGLACAAWCLQKFPELKIVLFDRNSADDADLAAADSRGIALSHGSKLLLDTINAWPTECADIHRVHVSQAGRFGRALMTREELGQDALGHIIRYRDIHITLRKALRLIQANSPNFAWKHIDTNTAAQDIQAQCVVHAEGGLFKTQDWVESGRDYEQSALVGLVEVENAVPHQAWERFTSEGPLAVLPSHYGPNVLNLIWCGTPSSSQARLALSDAEFLKSLQAEFGSRIGQFLKVQDRRLYELGLNYRKEITQGNEVWIGNAAQTLHPVAGQGLNLGLRDAYLLAEKLSALFSKPEDQKTSLAIENTLQDYAQSRKLDRSATIGLTDFMARIFTSNLLPIVIGRGLALAALQWLPPVKTALARQMMFGRR; encoded by the coding sequence ATGTCAGCAAAAAATTTTGATATTGCGATTCAGGGTGGTGGGCCAGTTGGTCTAGCCTGTGCAGCATGGTGCCTGCAGAAATTTCCTGAATTAAAAATCGTCTTATTCGATCGCAACTCTGCGGATGATGCTGACTTAGCTGCTGCTGACAGCAGAGGTATTGCTTTATCACACGGTAGCAAACTCTTGCTCGACACTATTAATGCATGGCCTACTGAGTGTGCGGACATTCATCGAGTCCATGTGTCACAAGCAGGTCGCTTTGGTCGCGCACTGATGACTCGTGAAGAACTTGGGCAGGATGCCCTGGGTCATATCATTCGCTATCGCGATATTCATATCACGCTACGCAAAGCTTTAAGACTGATTCAAGCCAATAGCCCCAACTTTGCTTGGAAACATATTGATACCAACACCGCAGCTCAAGATATTCAAGCTCAGTGTGTAGTTCATGCTGAGGGTGGCTTATTTAAAACTCAGGATTGGGTAGAGTCAGGCCGAGACTATGAGCAATCAGCTTTAGTAGGCTTAGTCGAAGTTGAGAATGCAGTACCCCACCAAGCATGGGAGCGCTTTACTTCCGAGGGACCTTTAGCAGTTTTACCAAGTCACTATGGCCCCAATGTTCTGAATCTAATTTGGTGCGGAACCCCAAGCTCTTCGCAAGCACGTCTCGCTTTAAGTGATGCTGAATTTCTAAAAAGCCTGCAAGCGGAGTTCGGCTCACGAATTGGTCAGTTCCTCAAAGTCCAAGATCGCCGCCTCTATGAGTTGGGCCTCAATTACCGCAAAGAAATTACTCAGGGCAATGAAGTGTGGATTGGCAATGCTGCCCAAACTTTGCATCCTGTTGCAGGGCAGGGTCTAAACCTTGGATTGAGGGATGCCTACCTCTTGGCTGAAAAACTGAGCGCGCTCTTCTCCAAGCCTGAAGATCAAAAAACGTCACTAGCTATTGAAAATACCCTGCAGGACTACGCTCAAAGTCGCAAGCTAGATCGGTCTGCCACGATTGGCTTAACTGACTTTATGGCCAGGATCTTCACCTCCAATCTACTGCCCATCGTGATTGGTCGTGGATTGGCATTAGCGGCCCTCCAATGGCTCCCACCAGTCAAAACAGCCTTAGCTCGCCAGATGATGTTTGGTAGGCGCTAA
- a CDS encoding nifR3 family TIM-barrel protein, with the protein MKIGPHLLANRLFVAPMAGVTDRPFRQLCKKLGAGYAVSEMIASNALLWKSEKTQRRANHQGEFKPIAVQIAGADPKMMAAAAKLNVDHGAQIIDINMGCPAKKVCNVAAGSALLRDEPLVQQILEAVVQAVGVGPDAVPVTLKIRTGWDREHKNAIDIARLAEKSGISMLTVHGRTRADLYHGEAEYETITAVKNSVAIPVVANGDITTPEKAEFVLKETGADAIMIGRAAQGRPWIFREINHFLETGGKLPTPQINEIQEIMNAHLIDHYEFYGEYVGVRTARKHIGWYCKGLRDSHAFRQRMNTADDCKTQLQMVNDFFNEMKSHSDRLLFLEAA; encoded by the coding sequence ATGAAGATTGGCCCACACCTCCTCGCAAATAGATTATTTGTTGCCCCAATGGCTGGGGTAACAGATCGTCCATTTCGCCAGCTTTGCAAAAAGCTTGGTGCTGGTTATGCCGTATCTGAAATGATTGCCTCTAACGCCTTGTTATGGAAAAGCGAGAAAACCCAACGTCGCGCTAATCACCAAGGTGAATTTAAGCCAATCGCCGTCCAAATCGCCGGGGCTGACCCCAAGATGATGGCCGCAGCCGCCAAACTCAACGTCGATCATGGCGCCCAGATTATCGATATCAATATGGGTTGCCCAGCAAAAAAAGTATGTAATGTTGCAGCTGGTTCCGCACTGTTAAGAGATGAGCCTTTAGTTCAGCAAATTTTGGAAGCCGTAGTTCAGGCTGTAGGCGTAGGGCCTGATGCAGTTCCTGTAACTTTAAAGATTCGGACAGGCTGGGATCGCGAACATAAAAATGCAATCGACATTGCTCGTCTTGCAGAAAAGTCAGGCATCTCCATGTTGACCGTTCACGGACGCACTAGAGCGGATTTGTATCACGGTGAGGCTGAGTACGAAACCATTACCGCCGTGAAGAATAGTGTTGCCATTCCGGTGGTTGCTAATGGCGATATCACCACTCCAGAAAAAGCAGAATTTGTTTTAAAAGAAACAGGTGCCGATGCCATCATGATTGGCCGCGCCGCTCAAGGACGCCCATGGATTTTTCGTGAGATCAATCATTTTCTAGAAACGGGTGGCAAGTTACCAACTCCGCAGATTAATGAGATTCAAGAGATCATGAATGCCCACCTAATTGATCACTATGAGTTCTATGGTGAATATGTTGGTGTGCGCACAGCCCGCAAGCATATTGGCTGGTACTGCAAAGGCTTACGCGACTCCCATGCCTTCCGCCAAAGAATGAATACCGCCGATGATTGCAAAACCCAATTACAGATGGTGAATGATTTTTTCAATGAAATGAAGTCCCACTCTGATCGTTTGTTATTTTTAGAAGCAGCCTAA
- a CDS encoding Fis family transcriptional regulator: MTNKHPITECIETQLQAYLDDLKGTPPSDLYQMVLAVVEKPMLELVMQHAKQNQSLAAQYLGINRNTLHKKLVEHQILK, translated from the coding sequence ATGACCAATAAACATCCCATCACCGAATGTATTGAAACCCAACTCCAAGCTTACTTAGACGATCTCAAGGGTACGCCTCCTTCCGACTTGTACCAAATGGTTCTCGCGGTGGTCGAAAAGCCGATGCTTGAATTAGTCATGCAGCATGCAAAGCAGAATCAATCTTTGGCTGCCCAGTACCTGGGTATTAATCGGAATACGCTACATAAGAAATTAGTTGAACACCAGATCCTAAAATAA